In Bacillus toyonensis BCT-7112, a single window of DNA contains:
- a CDS encoding ABC transporter permease/substrate-binding protein produces the protein MTDFIQTFQERKIELLSALSEHLQISLISLFFAVIIAVPLGIILTRKERMAEFIIGTSAVMQTVPSLALLGLLIPLVGIGKLPAIIALVVYALLPILRNTYTGIRELDESLIEAARAMGMNSWKRLWKVELPLALPIIMAGIRTAMVLIVGTATLAALIGAGGLGKLILLGIDRNDHALIILGAVPAALLALFFDIVLRILESPKRSSKRVILTICIVVVMIATPFLWNTQKKDIVIAGKLGSEPEILIQMYKQLIEQDTDLQVELKPGLGKTAFVFEALKSGEVDIYPEFSGTALSTFVKEEPKSTNREEVYEQARVGMEKKYNMVMLNPMEYNNTYALAMPKKIADQKNINTISDLGNIAQEAKVGFTLEFADREDGYKGMQKLYNYKFLNVKTMEPKLRYSAIQSGDVNVIDAYSTDSELEQYGLKVLKDDKGLFPPYQGAPLLRKETLQKYPELEKVLNKLAGKITDEEMRKMNYEVNVNGKSSEEVAKQFLQKENLLR, from the coding sequence GTGACTGATTTTATTCAAACGTTCCAAGAAAGAAAAATAGAATTGCTAAGTGCATTAAGTGAGCATTTACAAATATCGCTTATTTCACTATTTTTTGCAGTAATTATTGCAGTGCCACTTGGCATTATATTAACGAGAAAAGAACGAATGGCTGAATTTATAATAGGGACTTCTGCTGTTATGCAGACAGTGCCCTCACTTGCTTTACTTGGACTATTAATTCCGTTAGTAGGAATTGGAAAACTGCCAGCTATAATCGCATTAGTTGTGTATGCACTATTACCTATTTTACGAAATACATATACAGGAATACGGGAATTAGATGAATCACTTATAGAAGCGGCGAGAGCTATGGGGATGAATAGCTGGAAAAGGTTATGGAAGGTAGAGCTTCCGCTCGCGTTGCCAATTATTATGGCTGGTATTCGTACAGCGATGGTATTAATTGTTGGAACGGCTACATTAGCTGCTTTAATAGGTGCTGGTGGGCTCGGTAAGCTCATACTACTCGGAATCGATCGAAATGACCATGCGCTTATCATTTTAGGGGCCGTACCAGCTGCGTTACTCGCTTTATTCTTTGATATAGTACTTCGCATACTTGAGAGTCCCAAACGCTCTTCTAAGCGCGTTATATTGACGATATGTATAGTTGTAGTTATGATTGCTACTCCATTTCTATGGAATACACAAAAGAAAGATATAGTTATTGCTGGAAAACTTGGATCGGAGCCAGAAATTTTAATTCAAATGTACAAACAACTTATTGAACAGGATACAGATTTACAAGTAGAATTAAAGCCGGGTCTTGGGAAAACAGCATTTGTATTTGAAGCGTTAAAATCAGGTGAAGTAGATATATACCCAGAATTTTCAGGAACAGCCTTATCTACTTTCGTGAAAGAAGAACCGAAAAGCACAAATCGTGAGGAAGTATATGAACAAGCTCGCGTTGGAATGGAAAAAAAATATAATATGGTTATGTTAAATCCAATGGAGTATAACAATACATATGCACTAGCGATGCCGAAAAAAATAGCAGATCAAAAGAATATAAATACAATTTCTGATTTAGGAAATATTGCACAGGAAGCTAAAGTAGGATTTACATTAGAATTTGCAGATCGTGAAGATGGTTATAAAGGAATGCAAAAGTTATATAACTATAAGTTTTTAAATGTTAAAACGATGGAACCGAAACTGCGTTATAGTGCAATTCAATCTGGTGATGTGAACGTAATCGATGCATATTCAACGGATAGTGAATTGGAGCAATACGGACTTAAAGTGCTAAAAGATGATAAAGGATTATTCCCACCTTATCAAGGTGCGCCGTTATTAAGAAAAGAGACATTACAAAAATATCCTGAACTTGAAAAAGTATTAAATAAATTAGCTGGAAAGATTACAGATGAAGAAATGCGAAAAATGAATTATGAAGTAAATGTGAATGGTAAAAGTAGTGAAGAAGTAGCGAAACAATTTTTACAAAAAGAGAATTTACTTCGTTAA
- a CDS encoding basic amino acid/polyamine antiporter, producing the protein MTDGVVQIEKKLGFFPLIALVVGTMVGGGVFSLPHDLAVGANSGATIIGWCITAMGMIPLALVYQTLARQKPELEGGIYSYARAGFGEYIGFNSAWGYWLAGILGNVATIMLLFSTLGYFFPIFKGGNNVASIVGASLLLWTLHFLILFGIREASIMNVIATVGKLVPILLFIVVMVTAFRWDTFTHDFWGEGTISLSAILGQVKNTMLVTLWVFIGVEGAVVLSGRAKNSRDVGKATVLGLILVMSIYILISVLSMGAMTRGELSVLETPSMGHVLEHVVGPWGAMAINIGLVASLVGTLIGWFLLVSEISHVAGKDGVFPKVFTKTNKKQTPHMALWISNIVAQIIFIIVLFSESTYQIMYFIASTSILLPYLLSALYQFKLVITNELKDAKVKNGSLALIASIYSVWLIYAAGLKNLLLVSIVYGIGIIVYMFARKEKGNRCFVGIERYVMWAIVVAAITSLYLLITGTIKM; encoded by the coding sequence ATGACAGATGGGGTGGTACAAATAGAAAAGAAGTTAGGGTTTTTTCCGTTAATCGCATTAGTAGTTGGAACGATGGTTGGTGGCGGTGTTTTTAGTTTACCGCATGATTTAGCAGTAGGAGCAAATAGTGGTGCAACGATAATTGGTTGGTGTATTACAGCAATGGGAATGATTCCACTTGCGCTCGTATATCAAACGTTAGCAAGACAAAAACCGGAGCTTGAGGGCGGAATTTATAGTTATGCACGAGCTGGATTCGGTGAATATATTGGTTTTAACAGTGCTTGGGGATACTGGCTGGCAGGGATTTTAGGAAATGTTGCAACAATTATGCTACTGTTTAGTACATTAGGTTACTTCTTCCCAATTTTTAAAGGTGGAAATAATGTTGCGTCAATCGTAGGTGCATCACTTTTACTATGGACATTGCATTTTCTAATTTTATTTGGAATTCGTGAAGCTTCCATTATGAATGTTATTGCAACAGTAGGGAAATTAGTTCCGATCTTATTATTTATTGTCGTAATGGTAACAGCGTTTCGTTGGGATACATTTACACATGATTTTTGGGGAGAAGGAACAATCTCACTTTCCGCTATTCTTGGTCAAGTGAAAAATACAATGCTTGTAACGCTATGGGTGTTCATTGGGGTTGAAGGAGCAGTTGTATTATCAGGAAGAGCAAAAAATAGTAGGGACGTTGGAAAAGCGACAGTACTTGGATTAATTTTAGTTATGTCTATTTATATTTTAATTTCTGTTCTGTCAATGGGAGCAATGACGCGAGGAGAACTTTCCGTTTTAGAAACTCCTTCAATGGGACATGTATTAGAACATGTTGTTGGGCCATGGGGTGCAATGGCAATTAATATTGGATTAGTTGCGTCACTTGTAGGTACATTAATTGGCTGGTTTTTACTTGTTTCGGAAATTTCTCACGTAGCAGGAAAAGATGGCGTGTTTCCGAAGGTCTTTACGAAAACCAATAAAAAGCAAACGCCACACATGGCATTATGGATTTCAAATATCGTTGCTCAAATTATATTTATAATTGTTCTGTTTTCAGAATCGACATATCAAATTATGTATTTTATTGCGTCAACATCAATATTATTACCATATTTATTATCAGCGCTATACCAATTCAAATTAGTAATTACAAATGAACTAAAAGATGCAAAAGTAAAAAATGGCTCGTTAGCTTTAATTGCCTCTATTTATTCTGTATGGCTTATTTATGCAGCGGGTTTAAAGAATTTATTACTCGTTTCAATCGTATATGGAATTGGGATTATCGTTTACATGTTTGCACGAAAAGAAAAAGGGAATCGTTGTTTTGTAGGTATAGAGAGATATGTGATGTGGGCAATTGTTGTCGCAGCTATCACATCACTTTATCTGTTGATAACTGGAACGATAAAAATGTAA
- a CDS encoding AAA family ATPase, which yields MKLHKALQPSFIKRMYYMRFIGKFTKAEREKNGENFFVQCLSPIPSNLQEQFTNEHYIFEGLCSNKKNEKIFSELKKKKLEKQLVMFRLYYERGNVYVELICTEEPREIATGYKMIPAPKVADNKKRESLERKLCNGYLSFLMPKYPKDFESPELLWHDGRLYGNILLKSSISSIAYFEQNRECKYIDLSDWMKHVEIAVEEQLYFVSDQVYEQLKKRITEEGKLVEVEDIKVHKEVWEWDERESSFLQYVQSTVRNKGMYLDETDIYNFHISVKTNMLTILGGIPGVGKSRFVQAYAEALGLQYGEELVWIPISPSYQEPHDLLGYLHPNGTFIESETKLVRALMKAKENQNQLYIIVFDEMNMSHIEHWFTPFLSVLQLEKENRILNLYEGAQKLENQIPSTIEIGENIIFVGTVNFDETTKELSDRLLDRTNLITLQKIPFCEMCMVQEKGVLQPPLKVTAGEFRINWIRKKSMIEVFSEEELELLDKLHVVLSSHDASKGISFRCANAIAMYLQNIPFQNNHSYMISREEGFDLQIKQRVLTKLRGTEMMVGSLLSEEVKRGATLVPLLQSPLANRVSTFEHSLAYIREKRRELELYGYAK from the coding sequence ATGAAATTACATAAAGCTCTTCAGCCAAGTTTTATAAAACGAATGTACTATATGAGGTTTATCGGGAAATTTACAAAAGCAGAGAGAGAGAAGAATGGAGAGAATTTTTTTGTACAATGTCTATCGCCAATACCATCTAATTTACAAGAGCAATTTACAAATGAACATTATATATTTGAAGGGTTATGTAGCAATAAAAAGAATGAAAAGATTTTTTCAGAATTAAAGAAGAAGAAATTAGAAAAGCAATTGGTTATGTTTCGTCTTTATTATGAAAGAGGAAATGTGTACGTGGAGTTAATATGTACAGAAGAACCTAGAGAAATAGCAACTGGCTATAAAATGATTCCAGCACCTAAAGTTGCAGATAATAAAAAAAGAGAGTCTTTAGAACGAAAGCTTTGTAATGGTTATTTATCATTTCTTATGCCGAAATATCCAAAAGACTTTGAGTCTCCTGAATTACTGTGGCATGATGGAAGGTTATATGGAAATATATTGTTAAAGTCATCAATTAGTTCAATCGCGTATTTTGAACAAAATCGAGAATGTAAATATATAGACTTAAGTGACTGGATGAAGCATGTAGAAATTGCGGTAGAAGAGCAATTGTATTTCGTAAGTGATCAAGTGTATGAGCAATTAAAAAAACGAATAACGGAAGAAGGGAAGCTAGTTGAAGTAGAGGATATAAAAGTACACAAGGAAGTATGGGAATGGGATGAGCGTGAATCATCCTTTTTACAGTATGTACAAAGTACGGTGCGTAATAAAGGGATGTATTTGGACGAAACAGATATTTATAATTTTCATATAAGTGTAAAAACAAATATGTTAACGATTCTTGGTGGTATACCGGGAGTTGGAAAATCACGCTTTGTGCAAGCTTATGCAGAGGCACTTGGATTACAGTATGGAGAAGAATTGGTTTGGATTCCGATTTCTCCATCGTATCAAGAACCACATGATTTACTTGGATATCTTCACCCAAATGGTACTTTTATTGAAAGTGAAACAAAGTTAGTTAGAGCGTTAATGAAGGCAAAAGAAAATCAAAATCAATTGTATATAATCGTTTTTGATGAAATGAACATGTCACATATTGAGCATTGGTTTACTCCATTTCTATCTGTTCTTCAACTTGAAAAGGAAAATCGTATTTTGAATTTGTATGAGGGTGCGCAGAAATTAGAAAACCAAATTCCATCAACAATTGAAATTGGAGAAAATATTATCTTTGTAGGTACTGTGAATTTTGATGAAACAACGAAAGAACTCTCTGATCGATTATTAGACCGAACCAATTTAATTACGTTACAAAAAATTCCGTTTTGTGAGATGTGCATGGTACAAGAGAAAGGTGTATTACAACCACCTCTGAAAGTAACAGCGGGAGAATTTCGGATAAATTGGATCAGAAAGAAATCTATGATTGAAGTGTTTTCTGAAGAAGAGTTAGAGCTATTAGATAAGTTGCATGTTGTATTGTCATCACATGATGCGTCAAAGGGAATTTCTTTTCGATGTGCAAATGCAATTGCTATGTATTTGCAAAATATACCATTTCAAAATAATCATTCTTATATGATTAGCAGAGAAGAAGGTTTTGATTTACAAATAAAGCAACGTGTACTGACGAAATTAAGAGGTACTGAAATGATGGTTGGGTCATTACTTTCTGAAGAAGTAAAAAGGGGAGCGACTTTAGTACCTCTTTTGCAATCGCCACTTGCAAACAGAGTCTCTACATTTGAACACTCTTTAGCATATATAAGAGAAAAACGTAGAGAACTGGAGTTGTATGGATATGCGAAATGA
- the racA gene encoding chromosome-anchoring protein RacA translates to MEYKTPFIAKKLGVSPKAVVRIAQQLNLTIEKNKYGHFIFKQDDVDQMLEYHRSQIEHSQNSQPTQKTSSNDVEELKTQVNTIFQNTSSNDFEQLATQLHTITRRLDRMEEQMQDKANDVVTYQLLQHRREMEEMLERIQKLEASLKKEEPIYITPDSKPTYEREKKPKRRKMIFSIFGL, encoded by the coding sequence TTGGAATATAAAACACCATTTATCGCAAAAAAGTTAGGTGTTAGCCCCAAGGCTGTTGTCCGGATTGCACAACAATTAAATCTTACGATAGAAAAAAATAAATATGGTCACTTTATTTTCAAACAAGATGATGTAGATCAAATGTTAGAATACCATCGTTCTCAAATTGAGCATTCGCAAAACTCTCAACCTACTCAAAAAACATCATCAAATGATGTTGAAGAATTAAAAACTCAAGTAAACACAATTTTTCAAAACACATCATCAAATGACTTTGAACAATTAGCTACTCAATTACACACAATTACAAGAAGGCTAGATCGAATGGAGGAGCAAATGCAAGATAAGGCAAATGATGTCGTTACGTACCAACTTTTGCAACACCGTCGTGAAATGGAGGAAATGTTAGAACGAATCCAAAAGCTAGAAGCTTCCCTCAAAAAAGAAGAGCCCATATATATTACTCCTGATTCAAAACCAACATATGAAAGAGAAAAGAAACCGAAGCGCCGCAAAATGATTTTTAGTATATTTGGATTATGA
- a CDS encoding hemolysin family protein, whose product MDIYSISIVIVLIALTAFFVAAEFAIVKVRSSRIDNLIAEGNNRATSVKTVITNLDEYLSACQLGITVTALGIGWFGKPALKQIFDTLFANWKISTQLADIFAVILVFLLITFLHVVIGELAPKTVAIQKSEQVSLLVSKPLIFFYHIAFPFIWLLNGSARIITKLLGLKPPKGHDEVHSEEELRLLVSESYKNGEINQSEYKYVNKIFEFDDRIAKEIMVPRTEMNIISKEMPAEEALQKMSREKYTRYPVVDGDKDHVIGFVNFKDIFTEFVQHKAVNKKTVEQYVRPIILVIDSIPIHDLFLKMQKERTHIAILIDEYGGTSGLVTVEDILEEIVGDIQDEFDTDEQPEIQQVSETKTILEGKVLVSEVNTLFGLAIDDDGVDTIGGWILTKNIEIAEEDSIEIENYKFCVKELDGRYIKRLEVTKTVESIVVLEDEKQISLQEQISS is encoded by the coding sequence TTGGACATATATAGTATAAGTATAGTGATTGTTTTAATTGCCTTAACGGCATTTTTCGTTGCAGCAGAATTTGCAATTGTTAAAGTGAGGAGTTCACGAATTGACAATTTAATTGCAGAGGGAAATAATCGTGCAACTTCTGTCAAAACAGTCATTACAAACTTAGACGAATATTTATCGGCTTGCCAGTTAGGAATAACAGTTACAGCTCTTGGAATTGGGTGGTTTGGTAAACCTGCGCTAAAGCAAATATTTGACACGCTTTTTGCAAATTGGAAAATATCTACTCAGCTCGCAGATATTTTTGCTGTAATTTTAGTATTTTTGTTAATTACTTTTTTACATGTTGTAATAGGGGAATTGGCCCCAAAAACAGTTGCAATTCAAAAATCTGAACAAGTGAGTTTGCTTGTTTCTAAGCCGTTAATTTTCTTTTATCATATTGCATTCCCATTCATTTGGCTATTAAATGGTTCAGCTCGAATCATTACGAAGCTGCTAGGGCTGAAACCGCCGAAAGGGCATGATGAGGTTCATTCGGAAGAAGAATTACGGTTATTAGTTTCAGAAAGTTACAAAAATGGTGAAATTAATCAATCTGAATATAAATATGTAAATAAAATTTTTGAATTTGATGATCGGATTGCAAAAGAAATAATGGTACCTCGAACTGAAATGAATATTATAAGTAAAGAAATGCCCGCTGAAGAAGCTTTGCAAAAAATGTCTCGTGAAAAATATACAAGGTATCCAGTTGTTGATGGTGACAAAGACCACGTAATAGGTTTTGTAAATTTTAAAGATATTTTTACTGAGTTTGTACAGCATAAAGCTGTTAATAAAAAGACAGTAGAGCAATATGTTAGACCAATTATTTTAGTTATTGATTCTATTCCAATTCATGATTTGTTTTTAAAAATGCAAAAAGAAAGAACACATATTGCTATATTGATAGATGAATATGGTGGTACATCTGGACTTGTTACTGTTGAAGATATTTTAGAGGAAATTGTAGGAGATATTCAGGATGAGTTTGATACGGATGAACAGCCAGAAATTCAACAAGTTAGTGAAACAAAGACGATACTAGAGGGAAAAGTACTCGTTAGTGAAGTGAATACGTTATTTGGTCTAGCGATTGATGATGATGGTGTTGATACAATTGGTGGTTGGATATTAACGAAGAATATAGAGATTGCTGAAGAGGATTCCATTGAAATTGAAAATTATAAGTTTTGTGTGAAAGAATTAGACGGGCGCTATATTAAAAGGTTAGAAGTTACAAAAACAGTAGAATCGATTGTCGTTTTAGAAGATGAAAAACAAATTTCTTTACAAGAGCAAATTAGCTCGTAA